A genome region from Haliotis asinina isolate JCU_RB_2024 chromosome 11, JCU_Hal_asi_v2, whole genome shotgun sequence includes the following:
- the LOC137256348 gene encoding uncharacterized protein, with protein MTAAVSVACLMCIVLFSTCLAQRCTKTGTCSCQNTQGTLDLSPLAYGDGTPRFRDVPGLNGWRYSYNPCVGFSEGSGPCELVALCQSNGSMSFSLGAANSTVYQNSSSGWQLVYTSMGMPQRVSTITLVCDPSVVGNFTVQGEMPLGSNKYFFTLRSKNACFIPMSTSPMTSTMKMPTTPSAAAASVPGLLCVTFLFLVGVSLRSWGH; from the exons ATGACGGCAGCGGTGTCTGTAGCGTGCTTAATGTGCATTGTGCTCTTCTCGACGTGTTTGGCGCAGAGGTGCACGAAGACAGGTACGTGTTCCTGCCAGAACACGCAAGGAACATTGGACCTCTCCCCTCTCGCGTACGGAGACGGGACTCCCAG GTTCCGAGACGTACCAGGTCTGAACGGTTGGCGGTACTCCTATAACCCATGTGTTGGATTCTCAGAGGGGTCAGGACCGTGTGAGCTCGTTGCG CTCTGTCAGAGTAATGGGTCGATGTCCTTCAGCCTTGGAGCTGCGAACTCCACagtgtaccaaaattccagcagtgGATGGCAGTTGGTTTATACTTCTATGGGCATGCCACAAAG AGTATCTACCATAACACTGGTTTGTGACCCAAGTGTCGTGGGAAACTTCACTGTCCAAGGGGAAATGCCGTTAGGCAGCAataagtat TTTTTCACACTGAGGTCGAAAAACGCCTGTTTCATACCGATGTCCACAAGTCCCATGACTTCAACTATGAAAATGCCAACGACACCATCTGCAGCAGCTGCATCTGTTCCTGGACTTCTCTGCGTGACGTTCCTCTTCCTTGTGGGAGTATCAT TGAGAAGCTGGGGCCATTGA